The genomic region CCCACCAGACGAGGAAGCCGCTGACGGGCAGCGAAGCCGAAAACAGACTGGCAAAGAACGCCAGTATTTTGCCGGGAAGCCCCAGAACCTGCCCCGTGTGCAAATCGTAGTTGGTGTGGCGGAAAAGCTCCCCTTTCGTGAATCGGTCGTACCGTTTTTCGTGCAGCACCGCTCCGGTATACTGGTCGAAGGTCAGCATGTTGTATTTGCGGTAAATGGCGGATTTGTCGTACCGGACCTGGACGCGGATGGTCGAGACGGAGTCGGTGGGGAAGTAGACGTAGGATTGCTCGCCGCCCGGAAACTGCCGGTGAATCTGGGCAAACGCCCGGTCTACCGGAATGCTGGCCGCGCCGGGCTGGTAGGTGGAGAAAACCTTGCTGCGGTCGCGGGGTTTGCCGTCGAGGAGGTAGAAAATGCTGTTTTCCCACCATTGCCAGGCCCAGACAAGACCCGTCATGGAGATGACCAGCAGAAAAATCAGGGCGTAAAAACCGCCGACGCTGTGCAGATCGTAATTGACGCGCCGCCAGCGGGCATTCCACTTGATACTGAACTTCTGTTTAAAGGCTTTTTTGTAACGCGGCCACCAGAGAACAAGTCCCGAAAGCAGCAGAAAGAGGTACATCAGCACCGAAACGCCGACAATTCGCTTGCCCACCTCACCAAGCAGCAGGTTCCGGTGGAGCTGCTCGACCACGTGAAAAAACTCCGTTTTCTCCTCCTGAACGCCCAGTACCTGACCCGTGTACGGATTGACGCCAGCCACCTTGTCTTTTTTGAGATGAACCAGAACGGCGCGGTCGGGGCGATGCTCGATGGTCATGGATTCAATCCTGGCGTCGGGAAGCTGGCGGTTGACGGCCGCGGCAAGTTGGCCGGGCGTCAGAAACGGCCGGGACTCGGCCGTTACGATCCGCTCATTTCGGTAAAAAAACAGCCGAAGTTCTTCCTCAAACACGTACAGACAGCCCGTCAGACTTACAATCAGAACAACCAGTCCGGAGGCCAGACCAAGCCAAAGGTGTAACTTCCCTAGAATCTGTTTCATACGAGGCT from Tellurirhabdus rosea harbors:
- a CDS encoding PepSY-associated TM helix domain-containing protein — translated: MKQILGKLHLWLGLASGLVVLIVSLTGCLYVFEEELRLFFYRNERIVTAESRPFLTPGQLAAAVNRQLPDARIESMTIEHRPDRAVLVHLKKDKVAGVNPYTGQVLGVQEEKTEFFHVVEQLHRNLLLGEVGKRIVGVSVLMYLFLLLSGLVLWWPRYKKAFKQKFSIKWNARWRRVNYDLHSVGGFYALIFLLVISMTGLVWAWQWWENSIFYLLDGKPRDRSKVFSTYQPGAASIPVDRAFAQIHRQFPGGEQSYVYFPTDSVSTIRVQVRYDKSAIYRKYNMLTFDQYTGAVLHEKRYDRFTKGELFRHTNYDLHTGQVLGLPGKILAFFASLFSASLPVSGFLVWWGRRQKACKTLESRSRPAGNRRKVRQSSGATL